In Puntigrus tetrazona isolate hp1 chromosome 24, ASM1883169v1, whole genome shotgun sequence, a genomic segment contains:
- the gorasp1b gene encoding Golgi reassembly-stacking protein 1b isoform X2, with amino-acid sequence MMGLIQSVFAAEGGYHVHGIQENSPAERAGLEPFFDFILSIGHTRLNKESSLLKDLLKANVEKPVKLEVYSSKVMKIRELEVIPSNMWGGQGLLGASVRFCSFQGANHNVWHVLDVDLNSPAQLAGLRPYSDYIVGADQVLQESEDFFSLIEASEGKALKLLVYNTQSDRCREVLITPNGAWGGEGSLGCGVGFGYLHRIPMRSLTSHQHQNSSAASETQEEEHCSELSLEKSSNESERAVTADAGQGFIQDTSEKSPDDDDDDDDGGVCSRENASALSRSEDGAVVTAELQEEDSGLYDVQTPPVILNMEAKDEEVVTFTPEAVS; translated from the exons ATGATGGGTTTGATTCAGAGCGTGTTTGCTGCAGAGGGTGGATATCATGTGCATGGG ATTCAGGAAAATTCTCCAGCAGAGAGAGCCGGTTTGGAGCCcttctttgattttattttgtccatTGGACACACCAGACTG AATAAAGAGAGCAGCCTGCTGAAGGACCTCCTGAAGGCGAACGTGGAGAAGCCCGTGAAGCTGGAGGTCTACAGCAGTAAAGTGATGAAGATCCGAGAGCTGGAGGTCATCCCCAGTAACATGTGGGGCGGCCAGGGATTATTAGGGGCCAGCGTTCGCTTCTGCTCTTTCCAGGGGGCCAATCACAACGTGTGGCATGTGCTG GACGTGGATCTGAATTCTCCGGCTCAGCTGGCGGGACTCAGGCCGTATTCAGACTACATCGTGGGAGCAGACCAGGTGCTGCAGGAG TCGGAGGACTTCTTCTCGCTGATCGAGGCGTCCGAGGGCAAAGCTCTGAAGCTGCTGGTGTATAACACACAGAGTGACCGCTGCAGAGAAGTCCTGATCACTCCCAACGGAGCCTGGGGCGGAGAGGGCAG tCTGGGTTGTGGTGTTGGTTTTGGATATCTTCATCGTATCCCCATGCGTTCACTCACTTCACATCAGCACCAGAACTCATCAGCAGCCTCTGAAACCCAGGAAGAAGAGCACTGTTCTGAG TTATCATTAGAGAAGTCCTCAAACGAGTCGGAGCGTGCCGTGACCGCAGACGCTGGGCAGGGATTCATTCAGGACACGTCTGAGAAATCACCCG acgacgacgatgatgatgatgatggaggcGTCTGCAGCAGGGAAAATGCGTCCGCTTTAA GTCGTTCTGAAGACGGCGCGGTGGTTACGGCAGAGCTCCAGGAGGAGGATTCGGGGCTCTACGACGTGCAGACGCCGCCTGTGATCTTAAACATGGAAGCAAAAGATGAAGAGGTTGTGACTTTTACACCCGAAGCGGTCTCATAA
- the wdr48a gene encoding WD repeat-containing protein 48a isoform X3, with amino-acid sequence MATHHRQNAAGRRKVQVSYVIRDEVEKYNRNGVNALQLDPALNRLFTAGRDSIIRIWSINQHKQDPYIASMEHHTDWVNDIVLCCNGKTLISASSDTTVKVWNAHKGFCMSTLRTHKDYVKALAYAKDKELVASAGLDRQIFLWDVNTLTALTASNNTVTTSSLSGNKDSIYSLAMNQMGTVIVSGSTEKVLRVWDPRTCAKLMKLKGHTDNVKSLLLNRDGTQCLSGSSDGTIRLWSLGQQRCIATYRVHDEGVWALQVNEAFTHVYSGGRDRKIYCTDLRNPDIRVLICEEKAPVLKSLKGIHNFRASGDYDNDCSAPLTPLCTQPEQVIKGGASIIQCHILNDKRHILTKDTNNNVAYWDVLKACKVEDLGKMEFDEEIKKRFKMVYVPNWFSVDLKTGMLTITLDESDCFAAWVSAKDAGFTSPDGSDPKLNLGGLLLQALLEYWPRTHINPMDEESELNHASVNGEHESRIQKGNGYFQVPPHTPVIFGEAGGRTLFRLLCRDSGGETESMLLNETVPQWVIDITVDKNMPKFNKIPFYLQPHSSSGAKTLKKDRLSASDMLQVRKVMEHVYEKIINLDSESQTGGSAAEKPSEQKEEEDMAVLAEEKIELLCQDQVLDPNMDLRTVKHFIWKSGGDLTLHYRQKST; translated from the exons ATGGCGACGCATCACAGGCAGAATGCAGCGGGGCGCAGGAAAGTGCAG GTGTCATACGTGATCAGGGACGAGGTGGAGAAATATAATCGTAATGGAGTCAACGCACTACAGCTGGATCCGGCTCTTAACCGGCTCTTCACCGCTGGACGAGACTCTATCATCAGGATATGGAGCATTAACCAGCACAAG caGGATCCGTACATTGCATCGATGGAGCATCACACAGACTGGGTCAATGACATCGTCCTCTGCTGCAACGGCAAAACAT tgaTATCAGCGTCGTCAGACACCACGGTGAAGGTCTGGAACGCACACAAGGGCTTCTGCATGTCAACGCTGAGAACACACAAG GACTATGTTAAAGCACTGGCATACGCTAAAGACAAAGAGCTGGTGGCTTCTGCGGGTCTGGACAGACAGATCTTTCTCTGGGACGTGAACACGCTGACCGCTCTGACCGCCTCCAATAACACCGTCACCA CGTCTTCTCTCAGCGGAAACAAGGACTCCATCTACAGTCTGGCGATGAACCAGATGGGGACGGTTATAGTGTCAGGATCCACCGAAAAG GTTCTGAGAGTGTGGGACCCGCGAACCTGTGCCAAACTAATGAAGCTGAAAGGACACACGGACAACGTCAAATCACTGCTGCTCAACAGAGACGGAACTCAG TGTCTTTCAGGGAGTTCGGACGGGACGATCCGGCTCTGGTCTCTGGGCCAGCAGAGGTGCATCGCCACGTACCGCGTTCACGACGAGGGCGTCTGGGCGCTGCAGGTCAACGAGGCCTTCACACACGTCTACTCCGGAGGACGCGACCGGAAGATATACTGTACAGACCTTCGCAATCCTGACATCCGTGTGCTGATCTGTGAGGAGAAGGCGCCCGTGCTCAAG TCTCTGAAGGGTATCCATAATTTCCGAGCGTCTGGTGATTATGATAATGACTGCAGCGCTCCTCTGACGCCGCTGTGTACTCAGCCGGAGCAGGTGATCAAAG GCGGCGCCAGTATAATTCAGTGCCACATTCTGAACGACAAGCGTCACATCCTGACCAAAGACACCAACAATAACGTGGCGTACTGGGACGTGCTGAAG GCCTGCAAAGTAGAAGACTTGGGCAAGATGGAGTTCGATGAAGAGATCAAGAAAAGGTTCAAGATGGTTTACGTGCCGAACTGGTTTTCAGTGGATCTGAAGACGGGG ATGCTGACGATAACGCTGGACGAGAGCGACTGCTTCGCGGCGTGGGTCTCTGCCAAAGACGCCGGATTCACCAGCCCCGACGGATCCGACCCCAAAC tGAATCTGGGCGGGCTGCTGCTTCAGGCGCTGCTGGAGTACTGGCCTCGGACTCACATCAACCCCATGGACGAAGAGAGCGAGCTCAACCACGCCAGCG TGAACGGTGAGCACGAGAGCCGGATCCAGAAAGGGAACGGGTATTTCCAGGTGCCTCCGCACACTCCGGTGATCTTCGGGGAAGCGGGAGGAAGGACGTTATTCAG GCTGCTGTGTCGAGACTCCGGAGGAGAGACGGAGTCCATGTTACTCAACGAGACGGTCCCGCAGTGGGTCATCGACATCACCGTGGAC aaaaacatgcccaaattcAACAAAATCCCGTTCTACCTCCAGCCCCATTCGTCTTCCGGAGCAAAAACACTGAAGAA GGATCGTTTGTCGGCCAGTGACATGCTGCAGGTGAGGAAGGTGATGGAGCACGTGTATGAGAAGATCATAAACCTGGACAGCGAGTCACAGACGGGCGGCTCGGCCGCAGAGAAACCCAGCGAACAGAAGGAGGAGGAAGACATGGCAGTACTAGCAGAGGAGAAGATCGAGCTGCTCTGTCAGGACCAG GTTCTGGATCCCAACATGGATCTGCGGACGGTGAAGCACTTCATCTGGAAGAGCGGCGGCGATCTGACGCTCCACTACCGGCAGAAATCCACGTGA
- the wdr48a gene encoding WD repeat-containing protein 48a isoform X1, whose protein sequence is MATHHRQNAAGRRKVQVSYVIRDEVEKYNRNGVNALQLDPALNRLFTAGRDSIIRIWSINQHKQDPYIASMEHHTDWVNDIVLCCNGKTLISASSDTTVKVWNAHKGFCMSTLRTHKDYVKALAYAKDKELVASAGLDRQIFLWDVNTLTALTASNNTVTTSSLSGNKDSIYSLAMNQMGTVIVSGSTEKVLRVWDPRTCAKLMKLKGHTDNVKSLLLNRDGTQCLSGSSDGTIRLWSLGQQRCIATYRVHDEGVWALQVNEAFTHVYSGGRDRKIYCTDLRNPDIRVLICEEKAPVLKMELDRSADPHSAIWVSTTKSTVNKWSLKGIHNFRASGDYDNDCSAPLTPLCTQPEQVIKGGASIIQCHILNDKRHILTKDTNNNVAYWDVLKACKVEDLGKMEFDEEIKKRFKMVYVPNWFSVDLKTGMLTITLDESDCFAAWVSAKDAGFTSPDGSDPKLNLGGLLLQALLEYWPRTHINPMDEESELNHASVNGEHESRIQKGNGYFQVPPHTPVIFGEAGGRTLFRLLCRDSGGETESMLLNETVPQWVIDITVDKNMPKFNKIPFYLQPHSSSGAKTLKKDRLSASDMLQVRKVMEHVYEKIINLDSESQTGGSAAEKPSEQKEEEDMAVLAEEKIELLCQDQVLDPNMDLRTVKHFIWKSGGDLTLHYRQKST, encoded by the exons ATGGCGACGCATCACAGGCAGAATGCAGCGGGGCGCAGGAAAGTGCAG GTGTCATACGTGATCAGGGACGAGGTGGAGAAATATAATCGTAATGGAGTCAACGCACTACAGCTGGATCCGGCTCTTAACCGGCTCTTCACCGCTGGACGAGACTCTATCATCAGGATATGGAGCATTAACCAGCACAAG caGGATCCGTACATTGCATCGATGGAGCATCACACAGACTGGGTCAATGACATCGTCCTCTGCTGCAACGGCAAAACAT tgaTATCAGCGTCGTCAGACACCACGGTGAAGGTCTGGAACGCACACAAGGGCTTCTGCATGTCAACGCTGAGAACACACAAG GACTATGTTAAAGCACTGGCATACGCTAAAGACAAAGAGCTGGTGGCTTCTGCGGGTCTGGACAGACAGATCTTTCTCTGGGACGTGAACACGCTGACCGCTCTGACCGCCTCCAATAACACCGTCACCA CGTCTTCTCTCAGCGGAAACAAGGACTCCATCTACAGTCTGGCGATGAACCAGATGGGGACGGTTATAGTGTCAGGATCCACCGAAAAG GTTCTGAGAGTGTGGGACCCGCGAACCTGTGCCAAACTAATGAAGCTGAAAGGACACACGGACAACGTCAAATCACTGCTGCTCAACAGAGACGGAACTCAG TGTCTTTCAGGGAGTTCGGACGGGACGATCCGGCTCTGGTCTCTGGGCCAGCAGAGGTGCATCGCCACGTACCGCGTTCACGACGAGGGCGTCTGGGCGCTGCAGGTCAACGAGGCCTTCACACACGTCTACTCCGGAGGACGCGACCGGAAGATATACTGTACAGACCTTCGCAATCCTGACATCCGTGTGCTGATCTGTGAGGAGAAGGCGCCCGTGCTCAAG ATGGAGCTGGACCGCTCGGCCGATCCGCATTCGGCCATCTGGGTCTCCACCACCAAGTCCACGGTTAATAAGTGG TCTCTGAAGGGTATCCATAATTTCCGAGCGTCTGGTGATTATGATAATGACTGCAGCGCTCCTCTGACGCCGCTGTGTACTCAGCCGGAGCAGGTGATCAAAG GCGGCGCCAGTATAATTCAGTGCCACATTCTGAACGACAAGCGTCACATCCTGACCAAAGACACCAACAATAACGTGGCGTACTGGGACGTGCTGAAG GCCTGCAAAGTAGAAGACTTGGGCAAGATGGAGTTCGATGAAGAGATCAAGAAAAGGTTCAAGATGGTTTACGTGCCGAACTGGTTTTCAGTGGATCTGAAGACGGGG ATGCTGACGATAACGCTGGACGAGAGCGACTGCTTCGCGGCGTGGGTCTCTGCCAAAGACGCCGGATTCACCAGCCCCGACGGATCCGACCCCAAAC tGAATCTGGGCGGGCTGCTGCTTCAGGCGCTGCTGGAGTACTGGCCTCGGACTCACATCAACCCCATGGACGAAGAGAGCGAGCTCAACCACGCCAGCG TGAACGGTGAGCACGAGAGCCGGATCCAGAAAGGGAACGGGTATTTCCAGGTGCCTCCGCACACTCCGGTGATCTTCGGGGAAGCGGGAGGAAGGACGTTATTCAG GCTGCTGTGTCGAGACTCCGGAGGAGAGACGGAGTCCATGTTACTCAACGAGACGGTCCCGCAGTGGGTCATCGACATCACCGTGGAC aaaaacatgcccaaattcAACAAAATCCCGTTCTACCTCCAGCCCCATTCGTCTTCCGGAGCAAAAACACTGAAGAA GGATCGTTTGTCGGCCAGTGACATGCTGCAGGTGAGGAAGGTGATGGAGCACGTGTATGAGAAGATCATAAACCTGGACAGCGAGTCACAGACGGGCGGCTCGGCCGCAGAGAAACCCAGCGAACAGAAGGAGGAGGAAGACATGGCAGTACTAGCAGAGGAGAAGATCGAGCTGCTCTGTCAGGACCAG GTTCTGGATCCCAACATGGATCTGCGGACGGTGAAGCACTTCATCTGGAAGAGCGGCGGCGATCTGACGCTCCACTACCGGCAGAAATCCACGTGA
- the gorasp1b gene encoding Golgi reassembly-stacking protein 1b isoform X1 has product MMGLIQSVFAAEGGYHVHGIQENSPAERAGLEPFFDFILSIGHTRLNKESSLLKDLLKANVEKPVKLEVYSSKVMKIRELEVIPSNMWGGQGLLGASVRFCSFQGANHNVWHVLDVDLNSPAQLAGLRPYSDYIVGADQVLQESEDFFSLIEASEGKALKLLVYNTQSDRCREVLITPNGAWGGEGSLGCGVGFGYLHRIPMRSLTSHQHQNSSAASETQEEEHCSELSLEKSSNESERAVTADAGQGFIQDTSEKSPADDDDDDDDGGVCSRENASALSRSEDGAVVTAELQEEDSGLYDVQTPPVILNMEAKDEEVVTFTPEAVS; this is encoded by the exons ATGATGGGTTTGATTCAGAGCGTGTTTGCTGCAGAGGGTGGATATCATGTGCATGGG ATTCAGGAAAATTCTCCAGCAGAGAGAGCCGGTTTGGAGCCcttctttgattttattttgtccatTGGACACACCAGACTG AATAAAGAGAGCAGCCTGCTGAAGGACCTCCTGAAGGCGAACGTGGAGAAGCCCGTGAAGCTGGAGGTCTACAGCAGTAAAGTGATGAAGATCCGAGAGCTGGAGGTCATCCCCAGTAACATGTGGGGCGGCCAGGGATTATTAGGGGCCAGCGTTCGCTTCTGCTCTTTCCAGGGGGCCAATCACAACGTGTGGCATGTGCTG GACGTGGATCTGAATTCTCCGGCTCAGCTGGCGGGACTCAGGCCGTATTCAGACTACATCGTGGGAGCAGACCAGGTGCTGCAGGAG TCGGAGGACTTCTTCTCGCTGATCGAGGCGTCCGAGGGCAAAGCTCTGAAGCTGCTGGTGTATAACACACAGAGTGACCGCTGCAGAGAAGTCCTGATCACTCCCAACGGAGCCTGGGGCGGAGAGGGCAG tCTGGGTTGTGGTGTTGGTTTTGGATATCTTCATCGTATCCCCATGCGTTCACTCACTTCACATCAGCACCAGAACTCATCAGCAGCCTCTGAAACCCAGGAAGAAGAGCACTGTTCTGAG TTATCATTAGAGAAGTCCTCAAACGAGTCGGAGCGTGCCGTGACCGCAGACGCTGGGCAGGGATTCATTCAGGACACGTCTGAGAAATCACCCG CagacgacgacgatgatgatgatgatggaggcGTCTGCAGCAGGGAAAATGCGTCCGCTTTAA GTCGTTCTGAAGACGGCGCGGTGGTTACGGCAGAGCTCCAGGAGGAGGATTCGGGGCTCTACGACGTGCAGACGCCGCCTGTGATCTTAAACATGGAAGCAAAAGATGAAGAGGTTGTGACTTTTACACCCGAAGCGGTCTCATAA
- the wdr48a gene encoding WD repeat-containing protein 48a isoform X2 produces the protein MATHHRQNAAGRRKVQVSYVIRDEVEKYNRNGVNALQLDPALNRLFTAGRDSIIRIWSINQHKDPYIASMEHHTDWVNDIVLCCNGKTLISASSDTTVKVWNAHKGFCMSTLRTHKDYVKALAYAKDKELVASAGLDRQIFLWDVNTLTALTASNNTVTTSSLSGNKDSIYSLAMNQMGTVIVSGSTEKVLRVWDPRTCAKLMKLKGHTDNVKSLLLNRDGTQCLSGSSDGTIRLWSLGQQRCIATYRVHDEGVWALQVNEAFTHVYSGGRDRKIYCTDLRNPDIRVLICEEKAPVLKMELDRSADPHSAIWVSTTKSTVNKWSLKGIHNFRASGDYDNDCSAPLTPLCTQPEQVIKGGASIIQCHILNDKRHILTKDTNNNVAYWDVLKACKVEDLGKMEFDEEIKKRFKMVYVPNWFSVDLKTGMLTITLDESDCFAAWVSAKDAGFTSPDGSDPKLNLGGLLLQALLEYWPRTHINPMDEESELNHASVNGEHESRIQKGNGYFQVPPHTPVIFGEAGGRTLFRLLCRDSGGETESMLLNETVPQWVIDITVDKNMPKFNKIPFYLQPHSSSGAKTLKKDRLSASDMLQVRKVMEHVYEKIINLDSESQTGGSAAEKPSEQKEEEDMAVLAEEKIELLCQDQVLDPNMDLRTVKHFIWKSGGDLTLHYRQKST, from the exons ATGGCGACGCATCACAGGCAGAATGCAGCGGGGCGCAGGAAAGTGCAG GTGTCATACGTGATCAGGGACGAGGTGGAGAAATATAATCGTAATGGAGTCAACGCACTACAGCTGGATCCGGCTCTTAACCGGCTCTTCACCGCTGGACGAGACTCTATCATCAGGATATGGAGCATTAACCAGCACAAG GATCCGTACATTGCATCGATGGAGCATCACACAGACTGGGTCAATGACATCGTCCTCTGCTGCAACGGCAAAACAT tgaTATCAGCGTCGTCAGACACCACGGTGAAGGTCTGGAACGCACACAAGGGCTTCTGCATGTCAACGCTGAGAACACACAAG GACTATGTTAAAGCACTGGCATACGCTAAAGACAAAGAGCTGGTGGCTTCTGCGGGTCTGGACAGACAGATCTTTCTCTGGGACGTGAACACGCTGACCGCTCTGACCGCCTCCAATAACACCGTCACCA CGTCTTCTCTCAGCGGAAACAAGGACTCCATCTACAGTCTGGCGATGAACCAGATGGGGACGGTTATAGTGTCAGGATCCACCGAAAAG GTTCTGAGAGTGTGGGACCCGCGAACCTGTGCCAAACTAATGAAGCTGAAAGGACACACGGACAACGTCAAATCACTGCTGCTCAACAGAGACGGAACTCAG TGTCTTTCAGGGAGTTCGGACGGGACGATCCGGCTCTGGTCTCTGGGCCAGCAGAGGTGCATCGCCACGTACCGCGTTCACGACGAGGGCGTCTGGGCGCTGCAGGTCAACGAGGCCTTCACACACGTCTACTCCGGAGGACGCGACCGGAAGATATACTGTACAGACCTTCGCAATCCTGACATCCGTGTGCTGATCTGTGAGGAGAAGGCGCCCGTGCTCAAG ATGGAGCTGGACCGCTCGGCCGATCCGCATTCGGCCATCTGGGTCTCCACCACCAAGTCCACGGTTAATAAGTGG TCTCTGAAGGGTATCCATAATTTCCGAGCGTCTGGTGATTATGATAATGACTGCAGCGCTCCTCTGACGCCGCTGTGTACTCAGCCGGAGCAGGTGATCAAAG GCGGCGCCAGTATAATTCAGTGCCACATTCTGAACGACAAGCGTCACATCCTGACCAAAGACACCAACAATAACGTGGCGTACTGGGACGTGCTGAAG GCCTGCAAAGTAGAAGACTTGGGCAAGATGGAGTTCGATGAAGAGATCAAGAAAAGGTTCAAGATGGTTTACGTGCCGAACTGGTTTTCAGTGGATCTGAAGACGGGG ATGCTGACGATAACGCTGGACGAGAGCGACTGCTTCGCGGCGTGGGTCTCTGCCAAAGACGCCGGATTCACCAGCCCCGACGGATCCGACCCCAAAC tGAATCTGGGCGGGCTGCTGCTTCAGGCGCTGCTGGAGTACTGGCCTCGGACTCACATCAACCCCATGGACGAAGAGAGCGAGCTCAACCACGCCAGCG TGAACGGTGAGCACGAGAGCCGGATCCAGAAAGGGAACGGGTATTTCCAGGTGCCTCCGCACACTCCGGTGATCTTCGGGGAAGCGGGAGGAAGGACGTTATTCAG GCTGCTGTGTCGAGACTCCGGAGGAGAGACGGAGTCCATGTTACTCAACGAGACGGTCCCGCAGTGGGTCATCGACATCACCGTGGAC aaaaacatgcccaaattcAACAAAATCCCGTTCTACCTCCAGCCCCATTCGTCTTCCGGAGCAAAAACACTGAAGAA GGATCGTTTGTCGGCCAGTGACATGCTGCAGGTGAGGAAGGTGATGGAGCACGTGTATGAGAAGATCATAAACCTGGACAGCGAGTCACAGACGGGCGGCTCGGCCGCAGAGAAACCCAGCGAACAGAAGGAGGAGGAAGACATGGCAGTACTAGCAGAGGAGAAGATCGAGCTGCTCTGTCAGGACCAG GTTCTGGATCCCAACATGGATCTGCGGACGGTGAAGCACTTCATCTGGAAGAGCGGCGGCGATCTGACGCTCCACTACCGGCAGAAATCCACGTGA